One Candidatus Methylomirabilis sp. DNA window includes the following coding sequences:
- a CDS encoding alpha/beta fold hydrolase, which yields MIDLEDETFDGTFPFAPRYHEVNGFAMHFVDEGAGEPVVLVHGDPTWGYLWRRFIPALSQRRRCVVPDHMGMGKSGVPEQPYPYRLRHHVANLESLLLHLDLREMTLVLHDWGGPVGLGFAVRHAERIKRLVLMNTWAFAPWPGGPFPRLLEIIRSERGEKFVLDKNGYVEPALVGTTHHREHLTKTVREAYQAPFPTPESRLALLCWSRDIPVSQTDPSYMEMKQIEEGLSRFRSTPTLLVWGMRDPVLSEPVLRTWQRLYPHATTRELEDASHFLQEDAPERIVGWIAAFLDASP from the coding sequence ATGATTGACTTGGAAGACGAGACCTTTGACGGGACCTTCCCCTTCGCCCCGCGCTACCACGAGGTGAATGGATTTGCCATGCACTTCGTGGACGAGGGGGCCGGGGAGCCGGTCGTGCTGGTGCACGGAGACCCCACGTGGGGCTACCTGTGGCGCCGGTTCATCCCGGCGCTCTCCCAGCGCCGGCGGTGCGTCGTGCCGGATCACATGGGCATGGGCAAGTCGGGTGTTCCCGAGCAGCCGTACCCGTACCGCCTGCGGCACCACGTCGCGAATCTCGAGAGCCTCCTGCTGCATCTGGATCTGCGCGAAATGACGCTGGTGCTCCACGACTGGGGCGGGCCGGTCGGGCTGGGATTTGCGGTCCGCCACGCCGAGCGGATCAAGCGCCTCGTCCTCATGAACACCTGGGCGTTCGCTCCCTGGCCGGGCGGCCCGTTCCCGCGGCTGCTGGAGATCATCCGCTCGGAGCGCGGGGAGAAGTTCGTCTTGGACAAAAACGGCTACGTGGAGCCCGCCCTGGTGGGGACCACCCATCATCGGGAGCACCTGACGAAGACGGTTCGCGAGGCCTATCAGGCCCCCTTCCCCACCCCCGAGTCGCGCCTCGCCCTGCTGTGCTGGTCGCGGGACATCCCGGTCAGCCAGACGGATCCGTCGTACATGGAGATGAAGCAGATCGAGGAAGGGCTGTCCCGGTTCCGCAGCACACCGACCCTCCTGGTGTGGGGGATGCGGGACCCGGTCCTTTCGGAACCGGTCCTGCGCACCTGGCAGCGCCTCTACCCCCACGCGACCACCCGCGAGCTGGAAGACGCGAGTCATTTCCTCCAGGAGGATGCCCCCGAGCGGATCGTCGGGTGGATCGCGGCCTTTCTGGATGCGAGCCCGTGA